A genomic segment from Bradyrhizobium diazoefficiens USDA 110 encodes:
- a CDS encoding 5-carboxymethyl-2-hydroxymuconate Delta-isomerase, whose amino-acid sequence MPHFTIEYSANLDGRLDIGAVCEVVRKAAVETGIFPLGGIRVRAVRCEHYAIADSRQDYGFLDMVLRIGEGRDLPTRKTAGEHVFQALSRHLDPVFAASKFALSFDMQINDKDTSWKRNNIHDALKVEATHG is encoded by the coding sequence ATGCCGCATTTCACGATCGAGTATTCGGCCAATCTCGACGGCCGCCTCGACATCGGCGCGGTCTGCGAAGTGGTGCGCAAGGCGGCGGTGGAGACCGGCATCTTCCCGCTCGGGGGCATCCGCGTCCGCGCTGTCAGGTGTGAGCATTATGCGATCGCGGATAGCAGGCAGGACTACGGCTTTCTCGACATGGTGCTGCGCATCGGTGAGGGCCGCGACCTCCCCACCCGCAAGACAGCCGGCGAGCACGTCTTCCAGGCCCTCTCGCGGCATCTCGATCCCGTCTTCGCCGCCAGCAAGTTCGCCCTCTCGTTCGATATGCAGATCAACGACAAGGACACCAGCTGGAAGCGCAACAACATCCACGACGCCCTGAAAGTGGAGGCCACCCATGGATAA
- the hpaH gene encoding 2-oxo-hept-4-ene-1,7-dioate hydratase, with the protein MALSNDDIQACARRLHQAEKTRTQIRQLSQDFPGITIADAYAIQKAWVDVKIAEGRLVKGHKIGLTSKAMQSALNIDEPDSGVLLDDMFFADGGIIPTERFIATRVEAELAFVMSKRLAGPDCTMFDVLNATDFVVPALEILDTRIERVDPKTKATRKIFDTIADNAANAGIVLGGRPIRPLEADLRWIGALCFKNGQLEETGLAAGVLNHPATAVAWLANKIAPLGLALEPGQVVLAGSFIRPIETRKGDTIQADYGAYGSVSCYFA; encoded by the coding sequence ATGGCGCTTTCCAACGACGATATCCAAGCTTGCGCGAGACGTCTGCACCAGGCGGAGAAGACCCGCACGCAGATCCGGCAGCTCTCGCAGGATTTCCCTGGCATCACCATCGCTGACGCCTACGCGATTCAGAAGGCCTGGGTCGACGTCAAGATCGCCGAGGGGCGCCTCGTCAAGGGCCACAAGATCGGCCTGACCTCGAAGGCGATGCAGAGTGCGCTCAACATCGACGAGCCGGATTCCGGCGTGCTGCTCGACGACATGTTCTTCGCCGACGGCGGGATCATTCCGACCGAGCGCTTCATCGCGACGCGCGTCGAGGCCGAGCTCGCCTTCGTCATGAGCAAGCGCCTCGCCGGCCCCGACTGCACGATGTTCGACGTGCTCAACGCTACCGACTTCGTGGTGCCGGCACTGGAGATCCTGGACACGCGGATCGAGCGCGTTGATCCCAAGACCAAAGCGACGCGAAAAATCTTCGACACCATCGCCGACAATGCGGCGAATGCCGGCATCGTGCTCGGCGGCCGGCCGATCCGCCCGCTGGAGGCCGATCTGCGCTGGATCGGCGCGCTGTGTTTCAAGAACGGCCAGTTGGAAGAGACCGGCCTTGCCGCGGGCGTGCTCAATCATCCCGCCACCGCCGTCGCCTGGCTTGCCAACAAGATCGCGCCGCTCGGCCTTGCGCTGGAGCCCGGCCAGGTCGTGCTCGCCGGCTCCTTCATCCGTCCGATCGAGACCCGCAAGGGCGACACAATTCAGGCCGATTATGGCGCCTACGGCTCGGTGAGCTGCTACTTCGCCTAG
- the hpaR gene encoding homoprotocatechuate degradation operon regulator HpaR, translating into MTKRPADPANASAPAARQVPMRDFSRSLPMSLLRAREAVMRQFRPSLREHGLTEQQWRILRALAAIDAAEVTELARTAFLLGPSLSRILRDLEARNLIERKTAKADQRRSMVSISKEGVKLMASVAPTSEAIYAEITSRFGARKLAELQEMLGELEQSLAGLGAGNEASAEE; encoded by the coding sequence ATGACGAAGAGACCGGCTGATCCCGCCAACGCTAGCGCGCCTGCCGCACGGCAGGTTCCGATGCGCGATTTCTCGCGCTCGCTGCCGATGTCGCTCTTGCGCGCGCGAGAGGCGGTGATGCGGCAGTTTCGTCCCTCGCTGCGTGAGCACGGTTTGACCGAGCAGCAATGGCGCATCCTGCGTGCGCTGGCGGCCATCGACGCCGCAGAGGTCACGGAACTCGCGCGCACGGCGTTTCTGCTCGGGCCGAGCCTGTCACGCATCCTGCGCGATCTCGAGGCGCGCAACCTGATCGAGCGCAAGACCGCGAAGGCGGACCAGCGCCGCAGCATGGTCTCGATCTCGAAGGAGGGCGTGAAGCTGATGGCCTCCGTCGCGCCGACGTCGGAGGCGATCTACGCCGAGATCACCAGCCGCTTCGGCGCCCGCAAGCTCGCCGAATTGCAGGAGATGCTCGGCGAACTCGAACAGAGTCTTGCGGGGCTCGGCGCCGGCAACGAGGCAAGTGCCGAGGAGTGA